A window of the Arachis duranensis cultivar V14167 chromosome 5, aradu.V14167.gnm2.J7QH, whole genome shotgun sequence genome harbors these coding sequences:
- the LOC107490811 gene encoding phosphoribosylglycinamide formyltransferase, chloroplastic has protein sequence MEAQKILSRFCPKTPSLLLPSHKKLHTLPYVGPKNLGILRLGCSYTEGKKKRVFCVRSTVEEEEAKVVKVGATAPVRRKKLAVFVSGGGSNFKSIHEASLKGSLHGDVLVLVTNKPDCGGAEYARNNGIPVVVFPKVKDGSDGLSPSELVDTLRSFQVDFILLAGFLKLIPVELIRAYENSILNIHPSLLPAFGGKGYYGMKVHKAVIASGARYSGPTIHFVDEHYDTGRILAQCAIPVLANDTADELAFRVLKEEHRLYVEVVEALCEERIVWREDGVPLIRSKDNPNGFC, from the exons ATGGAAGCTCAAAAAATCCTCTCTAGGTTTTGCCCCAAAACCCCGTCACTCCTGCTACCCTCTCATAAAAAGCTTCATACTTTACCTTATGTTGGGCCCAAGAACCTTGGGATTCTGAGATTGGGGTGCAGTTACACTGAGGGAAAGAAGAAGAGGGTCTTTTGTGTGAGGAGCacggtagaagaagaagaagcaaaggTGGTGAAAGTTGGGGCCACTGCGCCGGTGAGGAGGAAGAAGCTGGCAGTTTTCGTGTCCGGTGGAGGGTCCAACTTCAAGTCCATTCATGAGGCTTCGTTGAAGGGTTCACTCCATGGTGATGTTCTTGTTTTGGTCACAAATAAACCTG ATTGTGGAGGTGCTGAGTATGCAAGAAATAATGGTATCCCAGTTGTTGTGTTCCCTAAAGTAAAGGATGGATCCGATGGGCTATCTCCAAGTGAGCTTGTTGACACACTAAG GAGTTTCCAAGttgattttattcttttagCTGGATTCCTCAAACTTATACCAGTTGAATTGATTCGGGCTTATGAAAACTCCATATTAAATATTCATCCATCACTTCTTCCAGCTTTTGGAGGCAAAGGATACTATGGTATGAAGGTGCACAAAGCAGTAATTGCTTCAGGCGCAAG ATATTCAGGTCCTACAATTCATTTCGTTGACGAACATTATGACACGGGGCGTATCCTTGCTCAATGTGCCATCCCTGTACTGGCTAATGACACTGCAGACGAGTTAGCTTTCAGGGTTCTCAAGGAG GAACATCGGTTATACGTGGAGGTGGTTGAAGCTTTGTGCGAAGAGCGTATAGTTTGGAGGGAAGACGGTGTCCCTCTCATCCGAAGCAAAGATAACCCCAATGGGTTCTGCTAA